The Candidatus Saccharimonadia bacterium genomic interval CAAGAAGAAGATCCAAAGGTTGTCGAGTCAAAAATCCGCCGCGTTATTCAAAAGGATACATGGATTATCGAAGGCTACATTGAGCCATTGGGTGCTGAGCGGGTTAAAAGAGCGGGCAAAGTAATTTACTTGGATTATCCAGGTTATATTGCATTTTGGGGAGGCCTGAGGCGTTGGCGTGAATTTCGGGGCAAGACGCGCCCTGAAATGCCTGCGGGAAATATTGAAGCGTTTGGCTGGAAGTTCCTTATGACGCTACTTAGGCGTGACGAGCGACCGGAAATAGAGGCAGCCGTACGAGGGCACGAAGACAAAGTTATCCGCCTAAAATCTTGGCGGGCAACAGAGGCCTATCTTAATCAGGTGGCTTGAAGTCGAGATCCTTTAATTTTGATACAGCAACAAAATACTGGGCTCAATCTGGTTCCACCTAACGTCGCACTGGCGCACCATGGTCTGATCCAATTTATTCTTTTTGTAGTAATTCCATATCTGTTTTTTTTGGTAAAAGAACTCTTAGCTTCGCTTAGGTAGTTTGATAATACTCATCTTGGTACCGATGTAGCGAGAAATTGACATTCTCGTACCATTTTGATACCATTTTGGTACTATGACTACCAAGTTACAAATCCCGATCGATCAAGACGTTCGCGAAGGCTTTGAGCGCCGCGCACACAGCTTAGGCTTTGATTCTGCTCAAGCCTATCTCCGCGTGTGGATGAAGGCCGAAGCCGATGGGCGCAAGCTCGACTTTGATGGCAAAGCCGTGGTACTCAGTCCCGAAGCCAATGCCCGCTACGAGCAAATGATCGTTGATCTCGACGAAGAAAAAAAGTCAGGTAAGGCCAAGGAATTTACCTCTGTGGAAGACTTTATGAAAGACCTGTAGGGCGTGAAGCCTATACGCCGCCACCGTAAGTTTGAAAAGAACTTTCAAAGTCGCATTTCCCCGAATCCAAAGCTCAGAAAGCAATTCATAGCACGTTTAGAGTTATTCAAGGAGGGTGTTCGCGATTATCCCTTGGATGACCATCCACTTGCCGGGACGATGAAAGGGTTGCGTGCGTTTTCAATTGGCGGCGATTTGCGGGTCGTGTATCGAGAGACCGAAGAGCATTATGAATTTCTCGACGTCGGCTCGCATAATCAGGTATATTGAGTAGCTTCTTGTAGGGCAGCAAAAATGCTGTCGTAAATGGTGTTCCACCTAACGTCGCATTGGTGCACCGAGAGATTATTACAGATAAGAAAGCGCCCCAGGAATGGGCGCTTTTTTGTTTGATCTAAATTTCGCATCTGCTGCTATGATGAAAGCATGACTGAAGATTTTACAGACTTGCTAGCGGTTG includes:
- a CDS encoding type II toxin-antitoxin system mRNA interferase toxin, RelE/StbE family, yielding MKPIRRHRKFEKNFQSRISPNPKLRKQFIARLELFKEGVRDYPLDDHPLAGTMKGLRAFSIGGDLRVVYRETEEHYEFLDVGSHNQVY